A single region of the Accipiter gentilis chromosome 6, bAccGen1.1, whole genome shotgun sequence genome encodes:
- the LOC126039218 gene encoding neuferricin: protein MWRGAAAAAALLCLGAAWLLGRGFDPRAWLLPPRDRLLGAAELARYRGEAGEPGLYLAVLGRVFDVERGRRHYGPGGAYSGLAGRDATRAFATGDFTPAGLVDDVSALSPGEMLAIRSWLSFYGDNYDPVGKLVGRFYDENGAPTEALRQAEAAIEEAVKFQAENEQRKQQFPPCNSEWSSAKGSRFWCSRQSGGVNRDWAGVPRKLYRPGSRGSHCVCVRTTGPPWGEPDSTEHSGRGDLDNPQLEEYDGCHPLAEQCVLKV, encoded by the exons ATgtggcggggcgcggcggcggcggcggcgctgctgtgCTTgggggcagcctggctgctgggccGCGGGTTCGATCCCCGCGCCTGGCTGCTGCCTCCCCGCGACCGCCTGCTGGGCGCCGCCGAGCTGGCCCGGTACCGCGGGGAGGCGGGCGAGCCCGGCCTCTACCTCGCCGTGCTGGGCCGCGTCTTCGACGTGGAGCGCGGCCGCAGGCACTACGGCCCCGGCGGTGCCTACAGCGGCCTCGCAG GCAGAGATGCCACCAGAGCGTTTGCCACCGGCGACTTCACCCCGGCGGGGCTGGTGGACGACGTGTCGGCGCTGTCGCCGGGCGAGATGCTCGCCATCCGGAGCTGGCTCTCCTTCTACGGCGACAACTACGATCCTGTGG GGAAGCTGGTGGGCAGATTCTATGATGAAAATGGGGCACCGACAGAAGCCTTAAGGCAGGCTGAGGCTGCGATTGAGGAAGCTGTGAAGTTCCAAGCAGAAAATGAGCAGAGGAAGCAGCAGTTTCCACCCTGCAACTCTGAATGGAGCTCTGCTAAGGGCAGCCGATTCTGGTGCTCTAGACAGAG TGGGGGAGTGAACAGAGACTGGGCTGGAGTCCCCCGGAAGCTATACCGACCTGGTTCCAGGGGGAGCCACTGTGTGTGCGTGAGGACTACTGGTCCCCCATGGGGTGAGCCGGACTCCACCGAGCACAGCGGCAGAGGTGATCTGGATAATCCTCAGCTGGAGGAATATGACGGCTGCCATCCGCTGGCAGAGCAGTGTGTCCTAAAGGTGTGA
- the ANKFY1 gene encoding rabankyrin-5 isoform X1: MAEEEVAKLEKHLMLLRQEYVKLQKKLVDTERRCNLLAAEANQDNASDTFISRLLAIVAELYQQEQYSDLKIKVGDKYISAHKFVLAARSDTWSLANLASTEELDLSDADPEVTMAMLRWIYTDELELREDDIFLTELMKLANKFQLQLLRERCEKGVMSLVNVRNCIRFYQTAEELNASTLLNYCAEIIASHWDDLRKEDFSSMSAQLLYKMFKSKTDYPLHKAIKVEREDVVFLYLIEMDSQLPGKLNELDHNGDLALDLALAQRLESIATTLVNYKADIDRADKRGWSLLHKAIQRGDKFAANFLIKNGARVNAATLGDQETPLHLVASYSPKKHLPDVMAEMAQIAESLLQAGANPNMQDNKGRTPLHVSIVVRNEPVFSQLLQCKQLDLELKDHEGSTALWLAVQYITVSSDQSVNPFEDAPVVNGTSFDENSFAARLIQRGSNTDAPDTVTGNCLLQRAAGAGNEAASLFLATHGAKVNHQNKWGETPLHTACRHGLANLTAELLQQGANPNIQTAEAVLGQKDASSPTAENVYLQTPLHMAIAYNHPDVVSVILEQKANALHATNNLQIIPDFSLKDSRDQTVLGLALWTGMHTIAAQLLGSGASINDTMSDGQTLLHMAIQRQDSKSALFLLEHQADINVRTQDGETALQLAIKNQLPLVVDAICTRGADMSVPDEKGNPPLWLALENNLEDIASTLVRHGCDSTCWGSGPSGCLQTLLHRAIDENSEQIACFLIRSGCDVNSPRKPGPNGEGEEEAHDGQTPLHLAACWGLEEVIQCLLEFGANVNAQDAEGRTPIHVAISNQHNVIIQLMISHPDIKLNVRDRQGMTPFACAMTYKNNKAAEAILKREPGAAEQVDNKGRNFLHVAVQNSDIESVLFLISVQANVNSRVQDASKLTPLHLAVQAGSEIIVRNLLLAGAQVNELTKHRQTALHLAAQQDLPTICSVLLENGVDFAAVDENGNNALHLAVMHGRLNNIRVLLTECNVDAEAFNIRGQSPMHILGQYGKDNAAAICDLFLECMPEYPLDKPDAEGNTVLLLAYMKGNANLCRAIVRAGARLGVNNNQGVNIFNYQVATKQLLFRLLDMLTKEPPWCDGSNCYECTAKFGVTTRKHHCRHCGRLLCHKCSTKEIPIIKFDLNKPVRVCNICFDVLTLGGVS, translated from the exons ATGCTGACCCAGAGGTAACCATGGCAATGCTGCGGTGGATCTACACAGATGAACTTGAGCTAAGAGAAGATGATATCTTCTTGACAGAGCTCATGAAACTAGCTAATAAATTTCAGCTCCAGCTACTTAGGGAAAG ATGTGAAAAAGGAGTTATGTCACTAGTTAATGTCAGGAACTGCATTCGTTTCTATCAGACTGCTGAGGAGCTGAATGCTAGCACTCTTCTGAACTATTGTGCTGAGATAATTGCTAGTCACTGG GATGACTTGCGTAAAGAAGACTTCAGTAGCATGAGTGCTCAGTTATTGTATAAAATGTTCAAGTCAAAGACAGATTATCCTTTGCATAAGGCTATTAAAGTTGAGAGAGAAGATGTAGTCTTTTTGTATCTTATTGAGATGGATTCACAG CTTCCTGGGAAGCTCAATGAATTGGATCACAATGGAGATCTTGCTTTGGATCTAGCCCTTGCCCAAAGATTGGAGAGTATTGCAACTACACTGGTCAACTACAAGGCTGACATAGATAGAGCAGACAAGAGAGGCTGGAGTCTATTACATAAAGCCATCCAAAGAG GAGATAAATTTGCTGCAAACTTTCTCATAAAAAATGGTGCCCGTGTAAATGCTGCTACATTGGGAGACCAGGAGACTCCTCTGCACCTTGTGGCTTCATACAGCCCCAAGAAGCATTTGCCAGATGTCATGGCAGAGATGGCACAGATAGCAGAGTCCCTCTTACAGGCAGGAGCCAATCCAAATATGCAAGACAACAAAGGAAG GACCCCATTACATGTCTCAATTGTGGTCAGGAATGAACCTGTATTCAGTCAGCTTCTCCAGTGCAAACA ACTAGACTTGGAGCTGAAGGATCACGAAGGAAGCACAGCTCTGTGGCTTGCAGTTCAGTATATCACTGTATCGTCTGATCAGTCTGTAAACCCTTTTGAGGATGCCCCTGTTGTAAATGGAACCTCATTTGATGAGAACAGTTTTGCAGCAAGGTTGATCCAACGAGGCAGCAATACAGATGCTCCAGACACAGTAACAG GAAACTGCTTGCTTCAGAGGGCAGCTGGTGCAGGAAATGAGGCAGCATCTCTCTTCCTAGCAACTCATGGAGCAAAAGTCAACCACCAAAATAAATGG GGAGAAACACCACTGCATACAGCCTGTAGGCATGGCCTAGCAAACCTGACAGCAGAACTTCTGCAACAAGGAGCCAATCCAAACATCCAGACAGCAGAAGCAGTGCTTGGTCAGAAGGATGCATCTTCTCCAACAGCAGAGAATGTTTATCTGCAAACTCCCCTTCACATGGCTATTGCTTACAATCACCCAGATGTGGTGTCAGTCATCCTGGAACAAAAAG CTAATGCTCTTCATGCTACCAACAATTTGCAAATTATTCCTGACTTTAGTCTAAAGGATTCGAGAGACCAGACTGTGCTGGGATTGGCTCTTTGGACAG GCATGCACACAATAGCAGCTCAGCTGCTTGGATCTGGGGCGTCCATCAATGACACAATGTCAGACGGACAGACTCTGCTACATATGGCAATACAGAGACAAGACAGTAAGAGTGCACTCTTTTTGCTGGAACATCAGGCAGATATAAATGTCAG AACACAGGATGGAGAGACTGCCTTACAGCTAGCTATAAAAAACCAGCTCCCTCTTGTGGTTGATGCTATTTGTACCAGAGGAGCAGACATGTCTGTGCCAGATGAGAAAGGAAATCCTCCTTTATGGCTTGCCTTAGAAAATAACCTGGAAGATATTGCATCAACTCTG GTTAGGCATGGCTGTGATTCAACCTGTTGGGGGTCAGGACCAAGTGGCTGCTTGCAAACTCTTCTTCATAGAGCTATTGATGAAAACAGTGAACAAATAGCATGCTTTCTTATTCGCAG TGGTTGTGATGTGAATAGTCCCAGAAAGCCAGGCCCgaatggagaaggagaagaggaagctcATGATGGACAGACACCCCTACACTTGGCAGCCTGCTGGGGACTAGAGGAGGTGATCCAGTGCCTTTTGGAGTTTGGTGCCAATGTCAATGCTCAG GATGCAGAAGGAAGAACTCCAATCCATGTTGCCATTAGCAACCAACATAATGTTATCATTCAGCTTATGATTTCACATCCAGATATTAAGCTGAATGTACGTGATAGGCAAGGAATGACTCCCTTTGCATGTGCTATGACGTATAAAAATAACAAAGCGGCTGAAGCAATTCTGAAGAGGGAACCAGGAGCTGCTGAACAG GTTGATAATAAGGGTCGGAATTTCCTACATGTAGCTGTTCAGAACTCTGACATTGAGAGTGTGCTGTTCCTGATAAGCGTACAGGCTAATGTAAACTCCCGGGTCCAGGATGCCTCCAAACTAACACCTCTCCATCTGGCTGTACAAGCTGGCTCAGAGATCATTGTGCGTAATCTG CTGCTTGCAGGTGCCCAGGTGAATGAACTGACTAAGCATCGTCAGACTGCTCTTCACTTAGCAGCCCAGCAAGATTTGCCCACTATTTGCTCAGTCCTTCTGGAGAATGGAGTAGACTTTGCAGCTGTagatgaaaatggaaataatg CTCTTCATCTGGCAGTGATGCATGGCCGTCTAAACAATATCCGGGTCCTTCTCACGGAGTGCAATGTAGATGCAGAAGCGTTTAATATTAG AGGCCAGTCACCAATGCATATTTTGGGACAATATGGGAAGGATAATGCAGCAGCCATCTGTGACCTTTTCTTGGAGTGTATGCCAGAGTACCCTCTAGACAAACCTGATGCTGAAGGAAACACAG tgctccTGTTGGCTTACATGAAGGGAAATGCTAACCTGTGTCGTGCAATAGTGAGAGCTGGGGCTCGTCTTGGAGTTAACAATAATCAAGGAGTCAATATCTTCAACTACCAAGTTGctacaaaacagcttctttttagACTGCTAG ATATGCTGACAAAAGAACCTCCCTGGTGTGATGGCTCCAACTGCTATGAATGCACTGCCAAATTTGGAGTCACGACAAGGAAGCATCACTG CCGACACTGTGGACGCCTGCTTTGCCATAAGTGCTCAACAAAGGAGATTCCTATCATAAAATTTGATTTGAACAAGCCAGTTCGAGTTTGCAACATCTGCTTTGATGTCCTGACTCTGGGAGGAGTCTCCTAG
- the ANKFY1 gene encoding rabankyrin-5 isoform X2 produces the protein MAMLRWIYTDELELREDDIFLTELMKLANKFQLQLLRERCEKGVMSLVNVRNCIRFYQTAEELNASTLLNYCAEIIASHWDDLRKEDFSSMSAQLLYKMFKSKTDYPLHKAIKVEREDVVFLYLIEMDSQLPGKLNELDHNGDLALDLALAQRLESIATTLVNYKADIDRADKRGWSLLHKAIQRGDKFAANFLIKNGARVNAATLGDQETPLHLVASYSPKKHLPDVMAEMAQIAESLLQAGANPNMQDNKGRTPLHVSIVVRNEPVFSQLLQCKQLDLELKDHEGSTALWLAVQYITVSSDQSVNPFEDAPVVNGTSFDENSFAARLIQRGSNTDAPDTVTGNCLLQRAAGAGNEAASLFLATHGAKVNHQNKWGETPLHTACRHGLANLTAELLQQGANPNIQTAEAVLGQKDASSPTAENVYLQTPLHMAIAYNHPDVVSVILEQKANALHATNNLQIIPDFSLKDSRDQTVLGLALWTGMHTIAAQLLGSGASINDTMSDGQTLLHMAIQRQDSKSALFLLEHQADINVRTQDGETALQLAIKNQLPLVVDAICTRGADMSVPDEKGNPPLWLALENNLEDIASTLVRHGCDSTCWGSGPSGCLQTLLHRAIDENSEQIACFLIRSGCDVNSPRKPGPNGEGEEEAHDGQTPLHLAACWGLEEVIQCLLEFGANVNAQDAEGRTPIHVAISNQHNVIIQLMISHPDIKLNVRDRQGMTPFACAMTYKNNKAAEAILKREPGAAEQVDNKGRNFLHVAVQNSDIESVLFLISVQANVNSRVQDASKLTPLHLAVQAGSEIIVRNLLLAGAQVNELTKHRQTALHLAAQQDLPTICSVLLENGVDFAAVDENGNNALHLAVMHGRLNNIRVLLTECNVDAEAFNIRGQSPMHILGQYGKDNAAAICDLFLECMPEYPLDKPDAEGNTVLLLAYMKGNANLCRAIVRAGARLGVNNNQGVNIFNYQVATKQLLFRLLDMLTKEPPWCDGSNCYECTAKFGVTTRKHHCRHCGRLLCHKCSTKEIPIIKFDLNKPVRVCNICFDVLTLGGVS, from the exons ATGGCAATGCTGCGGTGGATCTACACAGATGAACTTGAGCTAAGAGAAGATGATATCTTCTTGACAGAGCTCATGAAACTAGCTAATAAATTTCAGCTCCAGCTACTTAGGGAAAG ATGTGAAAAAGGAGTTATGTCACTAGTTAATGTCAGGAACTGCATTCGTTTCTATCAGACTGCTGAGGAGCTGAATGCTAGCACTCTTCTGAACTATTGTGCTGAGATAATTGCTAGTCACTGG GATGACTTGCGTAAAGAAGACTTCAGTAGCATGAGTGCTCAGTTATTGTATAAAATGTTCAAGTCAAAGACAGATTATCCTTTGCATAAGGCTATTAAAGTTGAGAGAGAAGATGTAGTCTTTTTGTATCTTATTGAGATGGATTCACAG CTTCCTGGGAAGCTCAATGAATTGGATCACAATGGAGATCTTGCTTTGGATCTAGCCCTTGCCCAAAGATTGGAGAGTATTGCAACTACACTGGTCAACTACAAGGCTGACATAGATAGAGCAGACAAGAGAGGCTGGAGTCTATTACATAAAGCCATCCAAAGAG GAGATAAATTTGCTGCAAACTTTCTCATAAAAAATGGTGCCCGTGTAAATGCTGCTACATTGGGAGACCAGGAGACTCCTCTGCACCTTGTGGCTTCATACAGCCCCAAGAAGCATTTGCCAGATGTCATGGCAGAGATGGCACAGATAGCAGAGTCCCTCTTACAGGCAGGAGCCAATCCAAATATGCAAGACAACAAAGGAAG GACCCCATTACATGTCTCAATTGTGGTCAGGAATGAACCTGTATTCAGTCAGCTTCTCCAGTGCAAACA ACTAGACTTGGAGCTGAAGGATCACGAAGGAAGCACAGCTCTGTGGCTTGCAGTTCAGTATATCACTGTATCGTCTGATCAGTCTGTAAACCCTTTTGAGGATGCCCCTGTTGTAAATGGAACCTCATTTGATGAGAACAGTTTTGCAGCAAGGTTGATCCAACGAGGCAGCAATACAGATGCTCCAGACACAGTAACAG GAAACTGCTTGCTTCAGAGGGCAGCTGGTGCAGGAAATGAGGCAGCATCTCTCTTCCTAGCAACTCATGGAGCAAAAGTCAACCACCAAAATAAATGG GGAGAAACACCACTGCATACAGCCTGTAGGCATGGCCTAGCAAACCTGACAGCAGAACTTCTGCAACAAGGAGCCAATCCAAACATCCAGACAGCAGAAGCAGTGCTTGGTCAGAAGGATGCATCTTCTCCAACAGCAGAGAATGTTTATCTGCAAACTCCCCTTCACATGGCTATTGCTTACAATCACCCAGATGTGGTGTCAGTCATCCTGGAACAAAAAG CTAATGCTCTTCATGCTACCAACAATTTGCAAATTATTCCTGACTTTAGTCTAAAGGATTCGAGAGACCAGACTGTGCTGGGATTGGCTCTTTGGACAG GCATGCACACAATAGCAGCTCAGCTGCTTGGATCTGGGGCGTCCATCAATGACACAATGTCAGACGGACAGACTCTGCTACATATGGCAATACAGAGACAAGACAGTAAGAGTGCACTCTTTTTGCTGGAACATCAGGCAGATATAAATGTCAG AACACAGGATGGAGAGACTGCCTTACAGCTAGCTATAAAAAACCAGCTCCCTCTTGTGGTTGATGCTATTTGTACCAGAGGAGCAGACATGTCTGTGCCAGATGAGAAAGGAAATCCTCCTTTATGGCTTGCCTTAGAAAATAACCTGGAAGATATTGCATCAACTCTG GTTAGGCATGGCTGTGATTCAACCTGTTGGGGGTCAGGACCAAGTGGCTGCTTGCAAACTCTTCTTCATAGAGCTATTGATGAAAACAGTGAACAAATAGCATGCTTTCTTATTCGCAG TGGTTGTGATGTGAATAGTCCCAGAAAGCCAGGCCCgaatggagaaggagaagaggaagctcATGATGGACAGACACCCCTACACTTGGCAGCCTGCTGGGGACTAGAGGAGGTGATCCAGTGCCTTTTGGAGTTTGGTGCCAATGTCAATGCTCAG GATGCAGAAGGAAGAACTCCAATCCATGTTGCCATTAGCAACCAACATAATGTTATCATTCAGCTTATGATTTCACATCCAGATATTAAGCTGAATGTACGTGATAGGCAAGGAATGACTCCCTTTGCATGTGCTATGACGTATAAAAATAACAAAGCGGCTGAAGCAATTCTGAAGAGGGAACCAGGAGCTGCTGAACAG GTTGATAATAAGGGTCGGAATTTCCTACATGTAGCTGTTCAGAACTCTGACATTGAGAGTGTGCTGTTCCTGATAAGCGTACAGGCTAATGTAAACTCCCGGGTCCAGGATGCCTCCAAACTAACACCTCTCCATCTGGCTGTACAAGCTGGCTCAGAGATCATTGTGCGTAATCTG CTGCTTGCAGGTGCCCAGGTGAATGAACTGACTAAGCATCGTCAGACTGCTCTTCACTTAGCAGCCCAGCAAGATTTGCCCACTATTTGCTCAGTCCTTCTGGAGAATGGAGTAGACTTTGCAGCTGTagatgaaaatggaaataatg CTCTTCATCTGGCAGTGATGCATGGCCGTCTAAACAATATCCGGGTCCTTCTCACGGAGTGCAATGTAGATGCAGAAGCGTTTAATATTAG AGGCCAGTCACCAATGCATATTTTGGGACAATATGGGAAGGATAATGCAGCAGCCATCTGTGACCTTTTCTTGGAGTGTATGCCAGAGTACCCTCTAGACAAACCTGATGCTGAAGGAAACACAG tgctccTGTTGGCTTACATGAAGGGAAATGCTAACCTGTGTCGTGCAATAGTGAGAGCTGGGGCTCGTCTTGGAGTTAACAATAATCAAGGAGTCAATATCTTCAACTACCAAGTTGctacaaaacagcttctttttagACTGCTAG ATATGCTGACAAAAGAACCTCCCTGGTGTGATGGCTCCAACTGCTATGAATGCACTGCCAAATTTGGAGTCACGACAAGGAAGCATCACTG CCGACACTGTGGACGCCTGCTTTGCCATAAGTGCTCAACAAAGGAGATTCCTATCATAAAATTTGATTTGAACAAGCCAGTTCGAGTTTGCAACATCTGCTTTGATGTCCTGACTCTGGGAGGAGTCTCCTAG